Proteins encoded within one genomic window of Nitrospirota bacterium:
- a CDS encoding class I SAM-dependent methyltransferase has translation MSKEALYRGKSRRYFAHVREDVIAHVPPGPNRVLDVGCASGATLAALKARGKAAETVGVDIVDVLIDSPDRFLCLDVENEDMELAENYFDVIICADILEHLVDPWTVVRKLAHLLNEGGLFISSVPNIRDFRSLISIMRGDFHYSEEGVLDKGHIRFFCLKNIVHLHRNADLKVEKVQRILRRRRKRLNRATLGIFKEFLTPQYVIVCRK, from the coding sequence ATGAGCAAGGAGGCCCTCTACCGAGGGAAATCCCGGCGCTATTTTGCTCATGTGAGAGAAGACGTCATCGCTCATGTGCCCCCAGGGCCAAACAGGGTCCTTGACGTGGGCTGTGCCAGTGGGGCCACCTTGGCAGCCCTCAAGGCCCGGGGCAAAGCGGCCGAGACCGTCGGGGTGGACATCGTCGATGTCCTCATAGACTCCCCTGACAGATTTCTTTGTCTCGACGTGGAAAACGAGGACATGGAGCTCGCTGAGAATTATTTCGACGTCATCATCTGTGCAGACATCCTGGAACATCTCGTGGACCCATGGACGGTGGTTCGGAAGCTTGCGCATCTTCTCAATGAAGGGGGGCTATTCATTTCGAGTGTCCCCAATATCAGGGATTTCAGGTCTCTTATTTCCATTATGAGAGGCGATTTCCACTACAGTGAGGAGGGGGTCCTCGACAAAGGGCATATCAGATTCTTTTGCCTGAAAAACATCGTTCATTTGCATAGGAATGCGGACCTGAAGGTGGAAAAAGTACAAAGGATTCTTCGCAGAAGAAGGAAGCGTCTGAACAGAGCAACCCTGGGCATATTCAAGGAATTTCTGACCCCCCAGTACGTTATTGTCTGTCGCAAGTAG
- a CDS encoding YncE family protein, whose amino-acid sequence MKKLFLVALSVAVAVTMVFAFWGTKSGAAEKTNLKGTAYISGEGGHLAVIDLSTLKEPTDLGADRIVITEAGTEMEGVIAGAQFEKVKAGGGEHGAAFTANKNRLVVGLLNGDIVTYDLKTKTKSKAAKVGQKFCDAVAGPDGKIYLEDMADGHVYVWDPTGMKLVEKIPVGAAVCGIAWTKNLEKAYVSDMPTGTVYVLDWKTKKTIKKIKDPEMTFIHQIQMAPDGRHLWVSAPNEFDPGLKPGTHKSQIVVIDTKTDKVVEHIVLPNDVRPHDFSFSPDGKTVLLAARTYAGDSKLVVMNEKTHKIEKQVSACNSCHSKYGIKVSLAEGNPNLCGILVDWEK is encoded by the coding sequence ATGAAAAAGCTGTTCCTGGTTGCCTTAAGCGTTGCCGTTGCGGTCACTATGGTTTTCGCCTTCTGGGGAACCAAATCGGGCGCGGCCGAGAAGACGAACCTCAAGGGCACCGCGTACATCTCGGGCGAGGGCGGACACCTCGCGGTGATTGACCTTTCGACCTTGAAGGAGCCCACCGACCTCGGGGCCGACAGGATAGTCATCACCGAGGCGGGCACCGAGATGGAGGGAGTAATCGCCGGCGCTCAGTTTGAGAAGGTAAAGGCAGGCGGTGGCGAGCACGGCGCCGCTTTCACAGCGAACAAGAACAGGCTCGTCGTCGGGCTCCTCAACGGCGACATCGTCACGTATGACCTGAAGACGAAGACGAAGTCGAAAGCGGCGAAGGTCGGCCAGAAGTTCTGCGACGCCGTGGCCGGGCCCGACGGCAAAATCTATCTGGAGGACATGGCCGACGGACATGTCTACGTCTGGGACCCCACCGGCATGAAGCTGGTCGAGAAGATCCCGGTCGGCGCAGCCGTCTGTGGCATAGCGTGGACGAAAAACCTTGAAAAGGCATACGTCTCCGACATGCCCACGGGCACCGTCTACGTGCTGGACTGGAAGACCAAGAAGACGATAAAGAAGATAAAGGACCCCGAGATGACCTTTATCCACCAGATACAGATGGCCCCGGATGGAAGGCATCTCTGGGTGTCCGCGCCCAACGAGTTCGACCCGGGCCTGAAGCCGGGCACACACAAGTCCCAGATAGTCGTCATCGACACCAAGACCGACAAGGTCGTGGAGCATATTGTGCTTCCGAACGACGTGCGTCCGCATGACTTCTCATTCAGCCCCGACGGGAAGACCGTTCTGCTGGCGGCCAGGACCTATGCCGGCGACAGCAAGCTCGTCGTGATGAACGAAAAGACCCACAAAATCGAAAAACAGGTCTCTGCCTGTAACTCCTGCCACAGCAAGTACGGGATCAAGGTCTCCCTTGCCGAGGGCAACCCCAACCTCTGCGGCATACTCGTGGACTGGGAAAAGTAG